Proteins from a genomic interval of Patescibacteria group bacterium:
- a CDS encoding four helix bundle protein, producing the protein MNYDLEERCGKFGEAVINLCQELRNNDINRPLINQIIRSATSIGANYMEANEAASTKDFRNKIRISQKEANETKHWIRMIAAANPEKKDKCRIIWQEAHELTLIFATISRKPVKN; encoded by the coding sequence ATGAATTATGATTTGGAAGAAAGATGCGGAAAATTCGGAGAAGCGGTTATCAATCTTTGCCAAGAATTAAGAAATAATGATATTAATCGGCCGCTGATAAATCAAATAATAAGATCAGCTACCAGTATAGGAGCAAATTATATGGAAGCTAATGAAGCGGCTTCCACTAAAGATTTTAGAAATAAAATAAGAATAAGCCAGAAGGAGGCGAATGAAACCAAACATTGGATAAGAATGATTGCGGCCGCTAATCCGGAAAAGAAAGATAAATGCAGGATTATTTGGCAAGAAGCTCATGAATTGACTTTGATTTTTGCCACAATTTCAAGAAAGCCGGTTAAAAATTAG